The following coding sequences lie in one Porphyromonas asaccharolytica DSM 20707 genomic window:
- a CDS encoding tRNA threonylcarbamoyladenosine dehydratase, with protein sequence MDDVPHWLERTELLLGSETLRGFADKHILVVGLGGVGSKACELLARSGIGRFTLVDHDKVDETNINRQVIAFRDTIGRPKVEVVEELLHRINPTITVETHAAYLSGDNIPTLLSTHHYDYILDCIDTLTPKCELILAAHQLGIPIISAMGAGAKLDPRQVSVAPMSKTHICALARFVRKRLRQLEAPRAVFATPCVYSSEPSHEEAIRALPHSDQNKRSIVGTISYMPQLFGLHMAAYVLQDLSTPQ encoded by the coding sequence ATGGACGACGTACCACACTGGCTGGAGCGTACGGAGCTACTCCTCGGGAGCGAGACGTTGCGAGGCTTTGCTGACAAGCATATCCTGGTCGTGGGGCTAGGCGGTGTGGGGAGCAAGGCGTGCGAACTGCTAGCGCGCTCTGGCATCGGTCGCTTTACGCTCGTAGATCACGACAAGGTCGATGAGACGAATATCAATCGCCAGGTGATCGCCTTTAGAGATACCATAGGGCGTCCTAAGGTGGAGGTGGTGGAGGAGCTACTGCATCGGATCAATCCTACCATAACGGTGGAGACTCACGCTGCCTATCTCTCTGGCGACAACATCCCCACGCTCCTCTCGACACATCACTACGACTATATACTGGACTGCATCGATACGCTCACGCCTAAGTGCGAACTGATCCTCGCTGCGCATCAACTGGGCATCCCGATCATCAGCGCTATGGGTGCGGGTGCTAAGCTAGATCCACGGCAGGTCTCCGTAGCTCCGATGAGTAAGACGCATATCTGTGCCTTGGCACGCTTCGTACGCAAGCGACTTCGCCAGCTAGAGGCACCGCGTGCCGTCTTTGCCACGCCCTGTGTCTACAGTAGCGAGCCGTCACACGAGGAGGCTATACGTGCCCTACCCCACAGCGACCAGAACAAGCGTAGCATCGTCGGGACGATCTCTTACATGCCCCAGCTCTTTGGGCTCCATATGGCAGCCTACGTACTACAAGACCTCTCTACGCCTCAGTAA
- a CDS encoding ABC transporter ATP-binding protein codes for MPTPLVTLDSICKSFGSLQILKEITLSIHQGEITSIVGPSGAGKTTLLQIIGTLLKPDKGELSINGVNPFTLSAQKQAHFRNKQIGFVFQFHQLLPEFTAAENVAIPAMIAGMSKRQALSEAEQLLTQLGLADRLKHRPAQLSGGEKQRTAVARALINRPTLILADEPSGSLDTQRKEELIELFFELRDQLGQTFLIVTHDEDFAQRADRTISLQDGRIIADTYAPDQHE; via the coding sequence ATGCCCACGCCTCTCGTCACCCTAGACTCTATCTGCAAGTCCTTTGGCTCGCTGCAAATACTCAAAGAGATAACTCTCTCGATACATCAGGGGGAGATAACCTCTATCGTCGGTCCTAGCGGTGCAGGCAAGACGACGCTCCTACAGATCATCGGGACGCTGCTTAAGCCGGACAAGGGAGAGCTATCGATCAACGGGGTCAATCCTTTTACCCTCTCAGCTCAGAAGCAGGCGCACTTTCGCAATAAGCAGATAGGCTTCGTCTTTCAGTTTCACCAGTTGCTGCCCGAGTTCACAGCTGCTGAGAATGTTGCCATACCTGCTATGATCGCAGGCATGAGCAAGCGACAAGCACTCAGCGAAGCGGAGCAGCTACTCACACAGCTGGGGCTGGCCGATCGTCTTAAGCACCGCCCGGCACAGCTCTCGGGTGGTGAGAAGCAGCGCACGGCCGTAGCACGTGCCCTGATCAATCGCCCCACGCTGATCCTAGCCGACGAACCGTCGGGGAGCTTAGACACACAGCGCAAGGAGGAGCTCATAGAGCTATTCTTCGAGCTACGAGATCAGCTCGGACAAACCTTCCTGATCGTGACACACGACGAAGACTTTGCACAGCGAGCCGACCGCACCATCTCACTACAAGATGGGCGCATCATAGCCGATACGTACGCTCCTGACCAGCATGAATAG
- a CDS encoding ComEA family DNA-binding protein: protein MNSFKRGRTETWVLIAVSLIILAAIGKILWDNNYQAQSLAPLAGQTISEQLVSLPTDSIQRRASGTYAPPLQPDKSQKDVSGASQGVELSADYVGAPEQQKYSSQPKLRKGQRIDLNSADTLTLQQVPGIGPSFARRIVKYRDQLGGYYTVLQLQEIYGMEPDRYQRIKPFFYIGVRNYSTPFDALRSDSIPSHPYLNYRQQAALARSIRKNGTIDSWHRIMSLEEFNRDDSVRLSHYFHFK, encoded by the coding sequence ATGAATAGCTTCAAGAGAGGACGCACAGAGACCTGGGTGCTGATAGCCGTTAGCCTGATCATACTCGCTGCCATCGGCAAGATACTCTGGGACAATAATTACCAGGCTCAGTCGCTCGCCCCACTGGCGGGACAGACGATAAGCGAGCAACTAGTCTCTCTCCCCACAGACTCCATACAAAGGCGAGCTAGCGGAACCTACGCGCCTCCTCTACAGCCTGACAAGTCACAAAAAGATGTAAGCGGGGCCTCACAGGGGGTCGAGCTTTCGGCAGACTATGTCGGTGCGCCTGAGCAGCAGAAGTACAGCTCCCAGCCGAAGCTCCGCAAGGGACAACGCATCGATCTCAACAGTGCCGACACGCTTACACTGCAGCAGGTCCCAGGCATTGGACCTAGCTTTGCTAGACGCATTGTTAAGTATCGTGATCAGCTAGGCGGGTACTACACGGTACTGCAGCTGCAAGAGATCTACGGCATGGAGCCTGATCGGTACCAGCGCATCAAGCCTTTCTTCTATATTGGTGTAAGGAATTACAGTACCCCCTTTGACGCTCTGCGTAGTGACAGCATCCCTTCACATCCCTACCTCAACTACCGGCAGCAAGCAGCACTAGCACGGAGCATTCGTAAGAACGGCACCATTGATTCGTGGCACCGCATTATGAGCTTAGAGGAGTTCAATCGGGATGACAGTGTGCGTCTCTCCCACTACTTTCACTTTAAGTGA